The stretch of DNA GGATATCAAAAAGGGTTTTGTAGAGACAGTTGGCAACACACCGCTCATCCGCTTAAACAACTTCAGCGATGAAACAGGTTGTGAAATTCTGGGAAAAGCAGAATTTCTCAATCCAGGCGGTTCTGTGAAAGACCGGGCAGCACTTTATATCATTGAAGACGCCGAAAAAAAAGGTTTGCTCAAACCTGGCGGTACAGTCGTTGAGGGAACCGCTGGGAACACCGGCATCGGTTTAGCTCATATTTGCAACGCCAAGGGCTACAAATGCCTGATTATCATCCCAGATACCCAGTCTCAGGAAAAGATGGATGCTTTGAGGACGCTGGGCGCAGAAGTTCGTCCCGTTCCACCTGTACCTTACAGCAACCCCAACAACTATGTCAGGCTCTCCGGCAAAATTGCGTCTGAGATGGAAAACGCGATTTGGGCGAATCAATTTGATAATTTAGCCAATCGACAAGCGCACTACGAAACTACCGCAAAAGAAATCTGGGAACAAACGGACGGTAAAGTTAATGCTTGGGTTACAGCCACGGGAACTGGCGGCACCTTAGCGGGTGTAGCGATGTACCTGAAAGAAAAAAATCCTGCTGTTAAAACCGTCTTAGCCGACCCGATGGGCAGCGCCCTCTACAGTTATATCAAGACGGGTGAAACGAAGAGTGAGGGCAACTCAATCACAGAAGGGATTGGCAATAGCCGCGTCACCGCCAATATGGAAGGTGTACCGATAGACGATGCTATCCAAATTGATGACACCGAAGCGGTACGGGTTGTCTACAGACTCTTAAGAGAGGAAGGACTGTTTCTGGGTGGCTCCACAGGAATTAATGTGGGAGCAGCCGTAGAACTCGCCAAGCAGATGGGGCCAGGTCATACGATTGTGACCATCCTCTGCGATAGCGGCGCTCGTTATCAGTCGCGGCTGTTTAATCGGGAATGGCTAGCATCGAAGGGACTTTCACCCGATTAGAAAGGAAGCAGGGGGGAGGGGTGAGAATTTTCACCGACTACCTACCCTCAGCATTTAGTCGTTTTTATCTAACCATTGCTAGCATCCCATTGCCAGCAGCGGGTGCAAGTGCCAGTTCCTTCCACAGCAAGAGCGGCTACGTAGTCAAGTTCCGGTTTCAATTCTTGGAGTGACCAGCGATCGCATTGAAAGCGATCGCCTTCAATGCTTAGCAGCATCGCTGGTTCCCCTGGAGCCAGCGTTACCTCAATTTGATCCAGAGGTCGAGCCAGCCCTTCTCCAATTGCTTTTAGATAAGCTTCTTTGCGAGTCCAGGCGTTTAAAAATGCTTGCTGCTTCTGATGTGCAGGCAAGGCACGCAAAACGGCATTTTCTCGCGCCGAAAAGAATCGTTTAGCGATCGTTTCAACTTCGGCAACAGAACGAATGTATTCAACATCGACACCGATCTGGCGATCGCGTGTTACTGCATACAGGCAGATATCTTGAGAGTGAGATAAATTAAACCGAAGGTTACTTTCTCCGTGCGTTCCAGCTAATGCTGGCTTGCCACGGGAGCCATAGCAAAATTGCACCTCGACCGGGTTGATTTCTAAGTAGCAACTCAGAATTGTCCTGAGCAGACCTCGCCCAATGATGAAACGCTTCCTGTCCCGCTCAAAGTGAAAACGCTCAGCTCTTATTTGCTCATCTTCAGAAAGGATTTGTTGCAGATGCTGAACGTGAAATGCCGATTGGTCGAGGGAAGCACGCCAGACATGGACATCATTGCTCGATAGCGCTAAGTCAGTTTGTGGAGGACACCACATAGAATCAATATCAGTCATCAGTCTGAGCCATCAATCTGAGCCTGTGGTTATCTAACTCCAACGTTGCGCCATTTTGAGTCCGGAGAATTACCGAAGGAAAGCTTCTGTTTTAGCGTGTCATCATCACTGAACCCGAAGAAGCCGACAAAAACTCTTAAGCATTTTCTCGGACTCGATCTAATACAGTTCGCTTAACTCTGCTTCATGTCTCTCTTGTGCATTGGTCCCGCCCGTGAGTTAGGAGACGCGGTTCGCGATCGCACTGCTAAAGAAGTCTTGCTCTCCTACTGCGCCATCTGCCTCTGCATTATACTTTCTACCCATCAGAACGCACCAAAGCGCTTAGATTGGCACCACTTGCCTTTACCGGGTACTTCTCCTCGCTCGTGGGGCGGAGAGAAGCCATACGCTAACGGCGCTACTGGTAGATTTTTCGGGAAGTAGCCTATCCCTTATTCTTTGAAAAAACTAGTTACTCCGAGATTGCCGTTTCTTCAGTATAGCTGTCTCTCTTTTTTGTAAAAAACAACACTCATACTAAATTAGTTACAAACCTTGACACACATATACAAGAATTTATATAACTGCTTATAGCTAATCCCACACATGGTCAATAAATTTGGCTGAGTATAGATTTCAGAAAATTACTTCAGCATAGTCTTCCGGCTTCTTACT from Coleofasciculus sp. FACHB-T130 encodes:
- a CDS encoding cysteine synthase A, which encodes MDIKKGFVETVGNTPLIRLNNFSDETGCEILGKAEFLNPGGSVKDRAALYIIEDAEKKGLLKPGGTVVEGTAGNTGIGLAHICNAKGYKCLIIIPDTQSQEKMDALRTLGAEVRPVPPVPYSNPNNYVRLSGKIASEMENAIWANQFDNLANRQAHYETTAKEIWEQTDGKVNAWVTATGTGGTLAGVAMYLKEKNPAVKTVLADPMGSALYSYIKTGETKSEGNSITEGIGNSRVTANMEGVPIDDAIQIDDTEAVRVVYRLLREEGLFLGGSTGINVGAAVELAKQMGPGHTIVTILCDSGARYQSRLFNREWLASKGLSPD
- a CDS encoding 4'-phosphopantetheinyl transferase superfamily protein → MTDIDSMWCPPQTDLALSSNDVHVWRASLDQSAFHVQHLQQILSEDEQIRAERFHFERDRKRFIIGRGLLRTILSCYLEINPVEVQFCYGSRGKPALAGTHGESNLRFNLSHSQDICLYAVTRDRQIGVDVEYIRSVAEVETIAKRFFSARENAVLRALPAHQKQQAFLNAWTRKEAYLKAIGEGLARPLDQIEVTLAPGEPAMLLSIEGDRFQCDRWSLQELKPELDYVAALAVEGTGTCTRCWQWDASNG